In a genomic window of Amycolatopsis japonica:
- a CDS encoding C40 family peptidase: protein MGSKLGAAVAAVILAIPLLIGAGVAGIVSSLSGGNGASSLLCTPDGTPTGTVTGLTAEQMGNAATIVAVGRQMAIPEPGWVVAIAAAMQESKLRNLHYGDRDSLGLFQQRPSMGWGTPQQITTPTYAATKFFERLNATPNWQSMSVNDAAQTVQGSGFPNAYAQHEDKARAVVAAVSGVRCQPAPATAGTGDCNDIQAPNAAAMTAINYACGQRGLPYVWGGNGPLNGDSGFDCSGLTKAAYHAANISLPRTAHTQYHAGPRVPDGQLLPGDLVFYGTPSKIRHVGLYIGAGKMVNAPDFGQVVRIDDYRRPGDDYAGATRPAQ from the coding sequence ATGGGAAGCAAACTCGGGGCCGCCGTCGCCGCCGTGATCCTCGCCATTCCGTTGCTCATCGGCGCCGGTGTCGCCGGCATCGTCAGCTCGTTGTCCGGCGGCAACGGCGCGAGTTCGCTGCTCTGCACACCCGACGGGACACCGACCGGCACGGTGACGGGCCTGACCGCCGAGCAGATGGGCAACGCCGCCACCATCGTCGCGGTCGGCAGACAGATGGCGATACCCGAGCCTGGCTGGGTGGTCGCGATCGCCGCCGCGATGCAGGAGTCCAAGCTCCGTAACCTGCACTACGGCGACCGCGACTCCCTCGGACTTTTCCAGCAACGCCCCTCGATGGGCTGGGGCACCCCGCAACAGATCACCACACCGACCTACGCGGCGACGAAGTTCTTCGAGCGTCTCAATGCAACACCGAACTGGCAGAGCATGAGCGTCAACGACGCCGCACAGACCGTGCAGGGCTCAGGGTTCCCCAATGCATACGCACAGCACGAGGACAAGGCGCGTGCGGTCGTCGCGGCTGTGTCCGGGGTGCGCTGTCAGCCCGCGCCCGCTACGGCCGGAACCGGTGACTGCAACGACATCCAGGCGCCGAACGCTGCCGCGATGACCGCCATCAACTACGCGTGCGGGCAACGAGGGTTGCCGTATGTGTGGGGCGGCAACGGTCCGTTGAACGGTGACAGCGGATTCGACTGCTCAGGCTTGACTAAGGCGGCGTACCACGCAGCCAATATCTCGCTTCCCCGCACCGCACACACTCAATACCACGCCGGGCCAAGAGTACCCGACGGGCAGCTCCTGCCGGGCGACCTCGTCTTCTATGGCACACCCTCGAAGATTCGGCACGTAGGGCTCTATATCGGGGCCGGGAAGATGGTGAACGCCCCGGACTTCGGTCAAGTCGTGCGAATCGACGACTACCGGCGTCCCGGCGACGACTACGCGGGCGCCACACGGCCCGCACAGTGA
- a CDS encoding prolipoprotein diacylglyceryl transferase: MSRKNRNISTAPVPDATDSDRHLHAVSDAPGTQNTPTTEDKVLAALTANPASTTATLATAAEVGRSTAAKILARWGRDGTAIRTAGDGPRNPDTWTLAPSDRDTTAPDTDDAQTDAPAGNTAESSEATKTVSDADDAPKSTATDTAQDDAGPTTAADDAGTTPLPDTAPEDPTDGATKPERSVTGSPAATDTARPDKDRLPKGGLRAMVEEYLTEHLGEDFGPAKIGKDLGRSGGAVNNALEKLVADGYARKTCEAPKRFAINPDKTDVPNTSDDATEPALKS, translated from the coding sequence ATGTCCCGCAAGAACCGCAACATCAGCACCGCCCCGGTCCCCGATGCCACTGACAGCGACCGCCACCTGCACGCCGTGTCCGATGCACCCGGCACACAGAACACGCCCACCACGGAAGACAAAGTGCTGGCCGCGCTGACCGCCAATCCCGCCTCCACGACCGCCACTCTGGCGACGGCCGCAGAAGTCGGCCGTTCGACCGCCGCGAAGATCCTGGCCCGCTGGGGACGCGACGGCACCGCGATCCGGACCGCCGGAGACGGCCCGCGCAACCCCGACACATGGACGCTCGCCCCGTCGGACCGTGACACCACCGCGCCCGATACCGACGACGCACAGACGGACGCTCCGGCGGGCAACACCGCCGAAAGCAGCGAAGCGACGAAGACCGTGTCCGACGCCGACGACGCCCCGAAATCCACCGCCACGGACACCGCCCAGGACGATGCCGGTCCGACTACTGCAGCCGACGACGCCGGAACCACTCCCTTGCCCGACACGGCTCCAGAGGATCCGACGGACGGCGCAACCAAGCCCGAACGGTCTGTGACGGGGTCGCCTGCGGCCACCGACACCGCACGCCCGGACAAGGACCGACTGCCCAAGGGCGGGCTGCGAGCCATGGTGGAGGAGTACCTGACCGAACACCTGGGCGAGGACTTCGGGCCCGCCAAAATCGGTAAAGACCTCGGCCGTTCGGGCGGCGCGGTCAACAACGCCCTGGAGAAGCTCGTCGCCGATGGGTACGCGCGCAAAACCTGCGAGGCACCGAAGCGGTTCGCCATCAACCCGGACAAGACCGAC